In a genomic window of Mus pahari chromosome 8, PAHARI_EIJ_v1.1, whole genome shotgun sequence:
- the Ccdc122 gene encoding coiled-coil domain-containing protein 122 isoform X2, giving the protein MHQQDAAMENSKLQCGRLEAQIESLYSESLKLKFDTETAQEKFEEQMIKYNAYYVKIKSYKDNLGEIKSQCSFMTELYEKRDLIKNLKTMKEDLTENFQDSQGNCTVQIQEDISEIKNKIMAIKESIIEKTSFLEKEKKTHEKLRKEIEVQHKRYDAILKRLHCQMNKIQLNRRKWQWNIQQLQKTAAELRKRMGEKEASEIQGRPVALWERIL; this is encoded by the exons ATGCATCAGCAAGATGCCGCCATGGAGAATTCTAAACTTCAGTGTGGACGCTTAGAAGCTCAAATTGAGTCCTTATATTCAGAAAGTTTAAAACTTAAATTTGATACAGAAACAGCCCAAGAAAAATTTGAGgaacaaatgataaaatataatgcatattatgtaaaaataaaatcttataaagATAATTTAGGAGAGATAAAAAGCCAATGTTCATTTATGACTGAACTCTATGAAAAACGAGATCTCATCAAAAACCTAAAGACAATGAAAGAAGATCTTACGGAAAACTTCCAAGATTCACAAGGGAACTGCACAGTACAAATACAG GAAGACATTTCagagataaagaataaaattatggcAATAAAAGAGTCAATCATTGAGAAAACATCTTttctggaaaaggagaaaaaaacacatgaaaaattaagaaaagaaatagag GTACAACATAAGAGATATGATGCAATTCTTAAGCGTTTGCATTGCCAGATGAACAAGATTCAGTTAAATAGGAGGAAGTGGCAGTGGAACATCCAGCAACTGCAAAAGACTGCAGCTGAGTTAAGAAAGCggatgggagagaaggaagccagcGAAATACAGGGCAGGCCTGTAGCACTGTGGGAGAGAATACTGTGA